One Coprobacter fastidiosus genomic window, ATCAACGATACGGTTTTTGTGGGTAAAAGCGTAGAACCTATGGATAAAGTAATGAAGAAGTTGAGAGGTCTAAAAGACTCTAAAGTTGATTTAGGTATAAAACGTTCATCGGCAAAGAAACTGCTTAATTTTACCATCACTCGAGGCGACATTCCTGTCAATAGCGTAGATGTATCATTCAAAATAAATGACAAAACAGGATATCTGAAGATCAGTAAATTCGGGCGTAATACTTACAATGAATTTATGAATGCTTTGGCTAAATTGCGAAAGGAAGGTGCTGACCGATATATTATCGATTTACGGGGCAATACAGGAGGATACATGGATGCCGCAATTAAAATGGTTAATGAGTTTCTTCCCAAAGACCAATTGATCGTATATACCGAAGGAAAGGCTTTTCCCCGCAGTGAAGGAAACGAAGCCTACTCGGACGGGACAGGGGCTTTTCAAAATAATCAAATGGTCGTACTTATGGATGAATGGTCTGCATCTGCAAGCGAGATTTTTGCAGGAGCAATTCAAGATAATGACCGCGGTACGATAGTAGGAAGACGTTCATTCGGGAAAGGACTGGTACAACAGCAGATTCCTTTTTCCGATGGATCGGCCATACGCCTGACTATCGCCAGATATTATACCCCTTCCGGAAGATCGATACAAAAAGAGTATAAGATGGGGGATATAGAAGATTACAATCAAGATCTGATGAACCGTTTCTTGCATGGAGAATTCGATACAAAAGACAGCATCAAGCTAAACGATTCCTTAAGCTACGAAACTCGAAACGGACGCATTGTATATGGTGGAGGCGGTATTATGCCGGACATATTCGTACCCCGAGATACAATCGGTATCACGTCCTACCTGAACAATGTCGTAAATAACGGTATTATTTATCAGTTCGCTCTGGAATATACGAATAAACACAGAAAAGAACTATCTCAATTTAAAGATTACGGAAGTCTATTGCAATATTTGAAACGGAAACCTTTACTTGATGAGTTTGTTATATATGCCGCATCAAAAGGAGTAAAACCCCGTCCGGTATATATTAATATTTCCCGAAAAATAATAAATAACCAATTACATGCTTATATAGCCCGGAATTTATTGGGAGATGAAGCATTTTATCCGATATTGATGCTGGAAGATAAAACATTTCTGAAAGCAGTAGATATTCTTGATGAAAATAAAGGTTTTCCGGAAATACCTGATAAATAAAAAATAAAGTCATGTGCAAGAAGTCTGACATCAGAATGAGCATAAAAGACCTAAAAAAAAATATAACGGCAGAAGAGCGAACCCGATTCTCGGAACAGATCAGATGTCGTATAGAACAGTTGCCGGAATTTAAACAGGCAAAAACGATTCTTTTATATCATTCTTTACCGGATGAAGTAGATACTTCTTCTTTTTTGAGATTATGGAAAGAAGATAAACGCCTCTTACTTCCAGCCGTAAAAGGGGACAATCTGATAATCAGAAATTATCATCCGGAAAAACTCAAAACAGGACGTTACGGAATCATCGAGTCTCAAGGAGACAGAATTACCGATCTTTCGGTTATAGATATGATCATTATTCCGGGAGTCGCTTTCGACAAAAAACGTAATCGGCTGGGACGAGGCAAAGGATATTACGACAGGTTACTATCACAAGTTGAAACATGCAAAATAGGAATCTGTTACGATTGTCAGATTACAGACTTTTTGCCTGTAGAGAAACATGATATTCCGATGGACTACATAATCACGGAATCGGGAATCATATAACTGTGTGAATATTTAAACTTTCTAATAATTAAAGAATATGCCTTTAGTATATGCAGATATGAAGCTCTGCGACATCATATTGCATGAACCGACATTGATACCCGTATTAAACCGGTTCGGGATCACATTAGGTATAGGAGACAAGAGTATCCGCTCGGTTTGTGAAGAAAATTCTCTCGATACGGATTTCTTTCTCACAATACTAAACACATTCATCAATGAAGAGTTTTTTCCGGAAAACAGGCTAAAAACGTTTTGTGCGACTCAAATAGTAGACTATCTGACAAAAACCAACATTTATTATGAGTGCTTTCAGTTACCTAATATTGAGCGACATTTCAATTCGCTCATTCAGTACAGTGGGACTTCGGGAAACAATCTCGAATTGATACATCAATTTTTTCTAAAAGTGAAAAATGAGTTATTGAGCCGTATCGAGCATGACCGGGCTGTATGGTTTCCCGAAATAAAACTACTGTCTGAAAAAATAGGCAACCAACGTCCCGATGGAATAAAACTTCCGACAAAAGGATCGTATGATGAGCAAAACTCTTTAGAAGAAAAGCTTCATGATCTCACCAGTTTGTTTGTTATGCATTTGTCCGGGACGATAGATCCGAACCTCTGCTATGGGGTAATTTTCGCGATTTATACGCTTGAAAAAGATATAAAACAACATAACCGCATTCGCAACAGAATTTTGTTACCGATGAATGAAGCTATGAAACGAGGAAAAAACGACAACTAAAACGAATCAGGCTTAATGTTACATAATAAAGATATTGCGATTATCTCTCCTGTTACATTGATCAATATCGGATTGAAACAAATTCTAACCGATTATTTTTCTGCCGGGAATATCACGGTATATACCGATACCGAATATTTTTTATCAGAATCTCCGGAGAAATATGATTTATACTTCACATTTCCGGATACATTTCTGCTCCATTATGATTTTTTCCTTCCGCGTAAAGGGAAAACCATTCTGCTGACAGACTGTAGTTATCCGCAAACGGACTTTTCAAATATAGAATACCAGCTTTGCATACGCTCGGAACAAAACTCTTTGATCGAACAATTACAAAACCTGATCGAACGCACATGTCAAAAATTTTCGAACGAAAGTCAGGAAGAACTGTCTCCCAGAGAAATAGAAGTACTACAACTTATAGCACAAGGATTTCTTAACAAAGAGATTGCAGACCGACTCAATATCAGTATCAATACGGTTTTGAGTCACAGAAAAAACATCACAGCCAAATTGGGAATAAAAAGTGTGTCCGGACTCAGTTTTTATGCGATGATGAACGGATATGTTTCTTCTGCAGAAATTGAATAAATGAAAATTATTAATTAAAATAAGAAAGTAATGAAATTACGCAGTGTAACAACAATTATTTTATTGTCTGTATTCGGGTTGATAACATATGCCCAACAAATGGCCCCTCTGCCTATCGACCCGCAAGTTAAATATGGAAAGCTGGAAAACGGGCTGACCTATTATATTCGTCATAACGCATTTCCTAAAAATAGAGCCGAATTTTATATCGCACAAAACGTCGGTTCGATATTAGAAAACGACAGCCAAAGAGGTCTTGCTCATTTTCTGGAACACATGGCTTTTAACGGAAGTAAAAATTTTCCGGGCAAATCGATGCTGAATTATTTAGAATCGAATGGAGTAAAATTCGGAACAGATGTAAATGCATATACATCATTCGATGAGACGGTTTATAACATATCAAATGTTCCTGTAAACCGTGAAGGTATCGTTGATTCATGTCTGCTCATCTTACACGACTGGTCTAATGCCATTGCCTTGGAAGACAAAGAAATCGATGAAGAACGGGGGGTAATTAGAGAAGAATGGAGAACCCGAACCAACGCCAACATGCGTATTCTCGAAAAACTTATTCCACAGGTATTCGCAGGTAGCCAATATGCCAACCGTATGCCTATCGGGACAATGGATATAGTTATGAACTTTCCTTACCAAACATTAAAAGATTATTATCACAAATGGTATCGTCCCGACTTACAAGGAATTATTATTGTAGGAGATATAGATGCAGATAAAACAGAAAAAAAACTAAAGGAAATTTTCAATACCATTCCCAAACCGGAAAATGCTGCCGAACGAATCTACTATACTGTCCCCGACAATAAAGAACCGATTATCGCCATTGCAAAAGATAAAGAAGCTACAGGTAGTCAAGTGACCGTATATTACAAACACAAACCTATGACCAAAGAGCTGAAAGCTACTATTGCAGGTATTGCCGGTATTTACCTTAAATCGGTCACTTCAATGATGTTGAACGATCGTCTAAAAGAAATATCGGAAAAGCCGAATGCCCCTTTCATGTCTGCATACAGCTATGACGCAAATTTTATTGTTTCCAAAACAATGGATGCATTTACGACTATGGCTGTCAGTAAAGAGGGAGAAACTCAAAAAGTACTTAAGGCTCTTCTCCAAGAAACCGAACGTGTAAACCGATTTGGGTTCACCGAATCGGAATATGAACGGGCAAAGGCTAATCTGTTGAGTATGATCGAAAGTATGTATAAAGAACGGGAAAAGCAAAAGAATAATTCTTATGTTGAAGAATATGTCAGCCATTTTACAGATGGAGGATCAATATGCGGTATCGAAACCGACTATATGCTTTTAAATAAAGTCGCTGCTTCTACCGGTATCGAACAAGTAAACAAATACATACAAGACCTTATCGGAGAAGAAAATATCGTAGTTACTATTACCGGACCAGAAAAAGACGGAGTTTCATATCCATCGGAAGCAGAAATACTGACTCTTTTAAAAGAGATTAAAAATGAGGAACTTCAACCTTATACCGATAAAGTTTCGAACGAACCGTTAATCAGCCACGAACCTAAAGCCGGAAGCATAATAAAAACGACTACCGACAAAAAATTCGGTACAACGATATGGACTCTATCAAACGGTGCTAAAGTCGTTATTAAACCAACGACGTTTAAAGATGACGAAATTTTAATGACCGGCATCAGCAAAGGCGGAAATCTGTTATACGAAGACAAAGATATTCCCAACCTTAAAATATTCAATAATATTATAGATTTGGGAGGATTAGGAAACTTTAATAACATAGATCTAAAAAAAGTATTGGCCGGAAAAAACGTATCTCTGAGCATAGGACTGGACGACCGCTCTGAAATCGTTAACGGAAGTTCTACTCCTAAAGATTTGGTTACATTAATGCAGTTGCTTTATCTCTCATTTACAGATCAGCATAAAGATCCAGAAGCTGTAGAAGCATGGAAAAGCAAAATAAAGGACATGTTGAAAAATGTCAGCGCCAATCCTCGTGCAGCTTTCAAAGATTCTCTCAATGTAGCTCTATATAAAGAGAACCCGAGAAAAATGAGTCTGAAACCTGAAGAAATAGACCAAACCGACTATGACAGGATATTGCAAATATGGAAAGAACGGTTTGGAGACGCTTCTGATTTCACATTTACTTTTGTCGGAAATATTGATGAAAAAGAACTGAAACCGTTGGTAGAAAAATACATTGCTTCTCTCCCATCTACATACAGCAAAGAAAAACCGGGTACGGATAAAGTGGGAATTCGCATGGATAATTATACTAACCATTTTGAAAAACCCATGCAGACCCTGACTTCAACAGTATATGGGGCGTATGTAGGCAAATGTAAATACTCTTTGGAAAACAACATAAAACTGAACATGTTCGACCAAATTATGGATATTGTTTACACAGCGACCATTCGAGAGGAAGAAGGCGGAACATACGGAGTCGGGACTCAATCTGTCCTTTCTAAAGAAACAGACACGTGGATGTTCCTTTTCGGGTTCGACACAAATCCCGAAATGCAGGAAAAACTCCAGAAACGAGCTATTTCTGAATTGGAAAAGACCATAAATGAAGGACCTTCGGAAAAAGATTTCAATAAAGTAAAAGAATACATGCTGAAAAGTCATACGGAAAATTTGCATGAAAATAAATACTGGTTAGGAGTAATCAATACATATAACCGGTACGGTATTGATAATATGTCGGGATTCGAAGATATTGTAAAAAAACAGACTCCGGAAAGTATCCAAAAATTAATGAAAAAGTTATTTTCAAAAGCCGCATTTATTGAAGTTTCGATGAAAGGTGTACAAGAATAAGTTTCCAACACCTCATAAAATAACAACTATTACAAAAGCGCCATGCCTTGTTTTTCTGAGGCATGGCGTTCTTATATTCCATTTTTTATTCTTAAATTCGCCTCCGGACAATCCATTCCCGTCGAATTTATAAAAACACATAATATTTACATAACACACACTATCATGAAAAAGATTTTTCTATCAAGCACTTTTCTAATCATGTGCGCTCTTCCGGTAAAAGCTGAAAATCTAAAGCTATGGTACAAACAGCCTGCGACACAATGGGTCGAAGCTTTACCCTTAGGAAATTCCCGACTGGGAGCAATGGTCTACGGAATTCCAGATAACGAAGAAATTCAACTAAATGAAGAGACTGTATGGGGAGGCGGCCCACACCGCAATGAC contains:
- a CDS encoding response regulator transcription factor, which codes for MLHNKDIAIISPVTLINIGLKQILTDYFSAGNITVYTDTEYFLSESPEKYDLYFTFPDTFLLHYDFFLPRKGKTILLTDCSYPQTDFSNIEYQLCIRSEQNSLIEQLQNLIERTCQKFSNESQEELSPREIEVLQLIAQGFLNKEIADRLNISINTVLSHRKNITAKLGIKSVSGLSFYAMMNGYVSSAEIE
- a CDS encoding M16 family metallopeptidase, whose amino-acid sequence is MKLRSVTTIILLSVFGLITYAQQMAPLPIDPQVKYGKLENGLTYYIRHNAFPKNRAEFYIAQNVGSILENDSQRGLAHFLEHMAFNGSKNFPGKSMLNYLESNGVKFGTDVNAYTSFDETVYNISNVPVNREGIVDSCLLILHDWSNAIALEDKEIDEERGVIREEWRTRTNANMRILEKLIPQVFAGSQYANRMPIGTMDIVMNFPYQTLKDYYHKWYRPDLQGIIIVGDIDADKTEKKLKEIFNTIPKPENAAERIYYTVPDNKEPIIAIAKDKEATGSQVTVYYKHKPMTKELKATIAGIAGIYLKSVTSMMLNDRLKEISEKPNAPFMSAYSYDANFIVSKTMDAFTTMAVSKEGETQKVLKALLQETERVNRFGFTESEYERAKANLLSMIESMYKEREKQKNNSYVEEYVSHFTDGGSICGIETDYMLLNKVAASTGIEQVNKYIQDLIGEENIVVTITGPEKDGVSYPSEAEILTLLKEIKNEELQPYTDKVSNEPLISHEPKAGSIIKTTTDKKFGTTIWTLSNGAKVVIKPTTFKDDEILMTGISKGGNLLYEDKDIPNLKIFNNIIDLGGLGNFNNIDLKKVLAGKNVSLSIGLDDRSEIVNGSSTPKDLVTLMQLLYLSFTDQHKDPEAVEAWKSKIKDMLKNVSANPRAAFKDSLNVALYKENPRKMSLKPEEIDQTDYDRILQIWKERFGDASDFTFTFVGNIDEKELKPLVEKYIASLPSTYSKEKPGTDKVGIRMDNYTNHFEKPMQTLTSTVYGAYVGKCKYSLENNIKLNMFDQIMDIVYTATIREEEGGTYGVGTQSVLSKETDTWMFLFGFDTNPEMQEKLQKRAISELEKTINEGPSEKDFNKVKEYMLKSHTENLHENKYWLGVINTYNRYGIDNMSGFEDIVKKQTPESIQKLMKKLFSKAAFIEVSMKGVQE
- a CDS encoding LuxR family transcriptional regulator — encoded protein: MPLVYADMKLCDIILHEPTLIPVLNRFGITLGIGDKSIRSVCEENSLDTDFFLTILNTFINEEFFPENRLKTFCATQIVDYLTKTNIYYECFQLPNIERHFNSLIQYSGTSGNNLELIHQFFLKVKNELLSRIEHDRAVWFPEIKLLSEKIGNQRPDGIKLPTKGSYDEQNSLEEKLHDLTSLFVMHLSGTIDPNLCYGVIFAIYTLEKDIKQHNRIRNRILLPMNEAMKRGKNDN
- a CDS encoding S41 family peptidase; the encoded protein is MKKKTAIWLPFIIAISIVLGICIGRFYHQASTIGSRIFAKQNKIETLLSIIQSQYVDTVNINKLVENAMPKIIGELDPHSAYIPAKDLLSVNEELEGSFSGIGIQFSILNDTITVVSVIPGGPSEKAGILPGDRIVTINDTVFVGKSVEPMDKVMKKLRGLKDSKVDLGIKRSSAKKLLNFTITRGDIPVNSVDVSFKINDKTGYLKISKFGRNTYNEFMNALAKLRKEGADRYIIDLRGNTGGYMDAAIKMVNEFLPKDQLIVYTEGKAFPRSEGNEAYSDGTGAFQNNQMVVLMDEWSASASEIFAGAIQDNDRGTIVGRRSFGKGLVQQQIPFSDGSAIRLTIARYYTPSGRSIQKEYKMGDIEDYNQDLMNRFLHGEFDTKDSIKLNDSLSYETRNGRIVYGGGGIMPDIFVPRDTIGITSYLNNVVNNGIIYQFALEYTNKHRKELSQFKDYGSLLQYLKRKPLLDEFVIYAASKGVKPRPVYINISRKIINNQLHAYIARNLLGDEAFYPILMLEDKTFLKAVDILDENKGFPEIPDK
- a CDS encoding 5-formyltetrahydrofolate cyclo-ligase; translation: MCKKSDIRMSIKDLKKNITAEERTRFSEQIRCRIEQLPEFKQAKTILLYHSLPDEVDTSSFLRLWKEDKRLLLPAVKGDNLIIRNYHPEKLKTGRYGIIESQGDRITDLSVIDMIIIPGVAFDKKRNRLGRGKGYYDRLLSQVETCKIGICYDCQITDFLPVEKHDIPMDYIITESGII